A genomic window from Odocoileus virginianus isolate 20LAN1187 ecotype Illinois unplaced genomic scaffold, Ovbor_1.2 Unplaced_Scaffold_28, whole genome shotgun sequence includes:
- the LOC110147329 gene encoding olfactory receptor 52A5-like: MLRPNGSVFMPSVLTLIGIPGLESVQCWIGIPFCVMYLMAIIGNTLILVIIKYENSLHSPMYIFLAMLGATDIALSTCILPKMLGIFWFHLIQISFEACLLQMWLLHSFQGIESGVLLAMALDRYVAICNPLRHASIFSQKLLTHIGVGVTLRAAILGAPCLVLIKYRLKFYRTTVVSHSYCEHMAIVKLAIEDIRINKIYGLFVAFTILGFDIIFITLSYIQIFITVFQLPQKEARFKAFNTCIAHICVFLQFYLLGFFSFFTHRFGSHVPPYVHILLSNLYLLVPPFLNPIVYGVKTKQIRDHVLTIFVCSKHLNH; encoded by the coding sequence ATGCTCAGACCCAATGGCTCAGTCTTCATGCCCTCTGTATTAACACTCATCGGGATTCCTGGCCTGGAGTCCGTGCAGTGCTGGATCGGGATTCCATTCTGTGTCATGTATCTTATGGCAATAATTGGGAATACTCTAATTTTAGTGATAATCAAATATGAAAACAGCCTCCATAGTCCTATGTACATTTTTCTTGCTATGTTGGGGGCCACAGACATTGCACTTAGCACTTGTATTCTCCCCAAAATGTTAGGCATCTTCTGGTTTCATTTGATACAGATTTCTTTTGAAGCCTGTCTTCTACAAATGTGGCTTCTTCACTCATTCCAGGGAATTGAATCAGGTGTCCTACTGGCGATGGCCCTAgatcgctatgtggccatctgtaatCCCTTGAGACATGCCAGCATCTTCTCCCAAAAGCTCTTGACTCACATTGGGGTTGGGGTGACACTCAGGGCTGCCATACTAGGAGCACCATGTCTGGTACTAATCAAATATCGTCTCAAATTCTACCGAACCACTGTTGTCTCCCACTCTTACTGTGAGCATATGGCCATTGTGAAGCTGGCTATTGAAGATATACGGATCAACAAGATCTATGGTCTATTTGTTGCCTTCACTATCTTAGGATTTGACATAATCTTTATCACCTTGTCCTACATTCAGATCTTTATTACTGTGTTTCAACTGCCCCAGAAGGAGGCAAGATTCAAAGCCTTTAATACATGTATCGCTCATATTTGTGTCTTCCTGCAGTTCTACCTCCttggtttcttctctttcttcacacATAGATTTGGTTCTCATGTACCACCATATGTTCATATCCTTTTATCTAACCTTTACCTGTTAGTTCCACCTTTTCTCAACCCAATCGTCTATGGAGTGAAGACAAAACAAATCCGTGACCATGTGCTAACAATATTTGTATGCTCCAAACATCTTAATCATTAG